A segment of the Campylobacter vulpis genome:
TTAAAAATTTAGCTAACGAAAGAAAAGAAAATGCCAAACTTCCTAGCAATTTACCGCTTTTTGCTTTAGGAAATTTTGACTTTGAAATTTACGAGACACATCAATGTCCTTTTTGTCAGCAAGGAAGTAAAGCAGTTAAACCGGGAAGTCGTGGAAATTGATGAAAACTAAGGCGAGGATTGCGTCAAGGTGGCTTCGATTTCGTGCTTTTTTAATTGATATTTTTTTGATTTATGTGCCGATTTTATACACTTTTTATTTTATTTTAGGCTCAAAAGAAGCTTTTTTGGCTAGTATTTTGATACCGCTTTTTTGCACTTTATTTTTTGGTTTTATACAAGCCTTATTTTTAAGCTTAAAGGCACAAAGCCCAGGTTTAAAAGCGTATGAGTTATATTTGATAGACAAAAAAACGGGTAAAAAAGCAAATTTTTTACGAATTTTTTTAAGATATTTAATTTTTATCGTAAGTTTTGGCTTGTTTTTTGGCTTATTTATAAGCTTTTTAAGAAAAGATACTTTAAATTTGCACGATGTTTTAACACAAACTTGCATCGTTTTGAAAGGATAAAAATGCAAAGAAAAAGAATTTATAATCCAAATTCAAGTGAGAGTTTAAGTGAAAGAAAGATTTTTTCTGGTAATCCGCACGGGATTTTAAATTTCACTAAGGCAAAATATACTTGGGCTTTGAAGTTGTGGGATTTGATGGAGGCAAACACTTGGTTTCCAAAAGAAGTTGATACCACAAGAGATGCTCTTGATTATCGTTGTAATCTAACCACCGCAGAAAAAAGAATGTATGATTTGGTATGGTCTCAACTTATCTCAATGGATAGTTTTCAAACAAATAATCTAGCTGATAATATCAACCCCTACATCACAGCCCCTGAAATTAACGCTGTCTTAGCACGCCAAGCCTACGAGGAAGCAAATCATTCTAAATCCTACGCTGTAATGGTTGAAGCCATTTGTGATAATACGGATTTAATCTACGAAATGGAAAAGCACGATGCGACCTTAAGGGAGAAAAATGACTTTATTTCAAGCATTTATGAGGAATTAGCCGGCGATGTTGATGACAATAAATTACTACTTGCTATGGTGGCAAATCAAATTTTAGAAGGCGTGTATTTTTATAGCGGTTTTACGGCAATTTATGCACTAGCTAGAGCTGGGAAAATGCTAGGCTCTGCACAAATGATTCGCTTCATACAAAGGGACGAAATTACGCATTTATTATTATTTCAAAATATGATTAATTCAGTGCGTAAAGAAAGACCTGATTTGTTTAACGAGCAAAATATCAATAAAATTTATGAAATGTTTAAAAGGGCTGGGGAGCTTGAGATAAAATGGGGTAAATACATCACACAAAATCAAATTATGGGCTTTACAGACGATATTATCGAGGAATATATCCATTATCTTGTGGATTTAAGACTTGTGGC
Coding sequences within it:
- a CDS encoding RDD family protein, which encodes MKTKARIASRWLRFRAFLIDIFLIYVPILYTFYFILGSKEAFLASILIPLFCTLFFGFIQALFLSLKAQSPGLKAYELYLIDKKTGKKANFLRIFLRYLIFIVSFGLFFGLFISFLRKDTLNLHDVLTQTCIVLKG
- a CDS encoding ribonucleotide-diphosphate reductase subunit beta encodes the protein MQRKRIYNPNSSESLSERKIFSGNPHGILNFTKAKYTWALKLWDLMEANTWFPKEVDTTRDALDYRCNLTTAEKRMYDLVWSQLISMDSFQTNNLADNINPYITAPEINAVLARQAYEEANHSKSYAVMVEAICDNTDLIYEMEKHDATLREKNDFISSIYEELAGDVDDNKLLLAMVANQILEGVYFYSGFTAIYALARAGKMLGSAQMIRFIQRDEITHLLLFQNMINSVRKERPDLFNEQNINKIYEMFKRAGELEIKWGKYITQNQIMGFTDDIIEEYIHYLVDLRLVAINLDKIYNAKHPIKWVDDFSKFNDQKSNFFESKVTNYSKGSISFDDF